A window of Oryza glaberrima chromosome 2, OglaRS2, whole genome shotgun sequence genomic DNA:
CCCTTGGAAGGCGACGATGAGGATGATTTGGTTATGGCCGGAGGCGGAAGCACCAGTATGGTTAGACcagagaggcggcgtcggcgccgccgtagaAACCGCGAGAGGTTGTTCTTAGGTGCTAATTGAGACAACAGGGGCTTTACCACTGGAGGAGTACATTGCACAATTGGTTCTCTGGTGCATAGCATTCATCAATTTCAACCTCAATTACTTGTTCATGATCATGTACCAAAGTAGTTGTCTTAACCTTTTAGCTCATTGTTTCACTTCAATGTATGCCATCTCACATTCATTGTTGAAAAGGAAAATACCGCACCCATCTTGTGCGGTTTGTGTAGCCTTTATTTCCAGTTATTCAGAAGCTCTGCTAAATATTAATCCAGTGGGGATCGATTTTAGATCTCACCAGCTTCAGATATTCAGTTGTGCTTAGTGCTGACTAAACATAGATTTGTACATTTGCTAAACCGGAGGTGTTGACTGACGATATTACAACATAAGAAGCAGTAAGATCTTACAATGACCTGAGCTCATGTTTCAACCAAACATAGAAACTGTAGAATACATTATCATTGAGTTCGACACTTCATCGTTGAAGTGCCCTACACTTTATGACATCAACATACATGCTCTAAATGATTTCCCGTAACATAACATTACAATTTTGTTCATAACTACATTCTACAGagcatatattaatataatcaTTTACTTGTATATACTTGCAAGAAGAAAGATTTGTATCTCTTCACGACGGTCGATGAGCATTTCCACAACAGATCTTCTAGTAAACCGTCGATCGAAGGCATCTGCCAATTCACACCATCTTGCCTGATCTACATTCCCAGATGGCGAATGAATATCACAAACATCACAAGCACATGCGAGCTCGTGCAATGCGGTGCCAAGAATGCTCACTTCTGTCAAACGCCATACACCATCACGTCATCGATTGCTCAATGCCCAGAACCAGGAGGCGCATTGGACACCCAAAATCTCCCACTTGAGCACAGGGCAGTTACTTTTTCCTAATGATGGTAGGCACACCGTAGCAAACGGGAGATCCACCGATCATAAGAGGAAGCCTGCAAGCACGCCTAGCTTCACTTAAATATGAAGCTACTCGCCTGTTGCCACAAGTGCAACGCTTACTACAGTTATTCATTCGTTCGGACTTCTTCCCTCGTGTGCCTCTTCGCCTCGGCCTGCCATTACCCTCCACAGCAATGGTCATGGATTCAAATTCTCGTGTTAGCTGGCAACACTTCGAGCAATTTTTGGCCGCTACAAAATTCTCTTGCAACCATGAACCGAGCAATGCTTTGCTGAATCGATCAATATCCTTATCTGACACATCCCAGAGATTTGCGATAACAGCTGGAGAACCAGCAGATAAATATGATAAAGGGGCTCCTTGAGGAGCATAACACCCTTTGCAACGCAATGTTCCACTACTGCAACCCATAAGAAGAGCAGCTGAGCAATTATCTAATTTCTCAATTTCCTTTCCAGAGACATACTGAGTTCCTGCAACATTTCAAGACCAGTTAGAAAATAACTGTTAGTTCTAATAAATGAAAATGGCTGTTCTCTGTATTAGTCAAAGGCTACCAGAACAGTGCCCAGTAAGAACAAAGATACTCATGATCACTAGGTTAGTTCATATTCCTAACAGTCCAATCAATAGATAATAAATACAATTGAAAACTTCAAAGCATCCATTGGCACTGGGCCCCCTAGAAGCAGTTGTTCTTGTTCCAATTGACACATAACCCACTCTGCTATCACATGTGGCCGGTTTGTGTAGTTGACTCAAGGGCACCATCTAATGAATTAGCGGTTCAAGctttagttatttttatataaaagctGGGTTTGAGTATTCATCTAAAGAAATTTCACCCAGGTGGCCATAATAGACCAATCAACAATTTAGGTCATGTTATCACCCGTTGAAAATAGCAATCCTTAATGTATCGCTGTTGCAGCAatcaggaaaaagaaaacaggtTCAGCAAATAACTTAActatggtactccctccatcccaaaatataacttctagCGTTCAAAATTTTATCCCGAAATGCAAAAACTTCTCCACCTACTTTcttatctcaatcaatcacaaccatcTTTCATTTAATTTCTCTACATATTTTCTCATCTTAATCGATGACAACCATCCCTCATTTAGTTTCACCTCTTCTTAATTCCCGTGAAAAACTCtagaagtgcttatattttgaaatggatggagtattaccCTACTAGACTTAATTCTGAGGACCGAAGGCATCAGGGTTTAACATGAATGGGAGAAAACGTTAATATATAGATCCAGCAAAATGATGACTACAATCTTTATATCTATAGGGCTTACCACTTCCATGaccaaaataaaggaaaagATCATGATTCCTCAAGGCCAACACCAGCTCTTCAGCTGTTGGAGCATACCCAGCCTTTCCCTGCATACAATCGTTGCaacattcacaaatcacaaccgTATGTTGGTGCACTATATAGGCATCCAAATTCATGCTTTAACATGCAACATAAATGCTCCAGCAAGCCTGCAAAAGCCCTAAGGGTTCATGTCCTGTTATCTCTATGACATATGTTAGACGCTGTAGTTGATTGATGCAATTTATTAAATTTAGTTGCAACCAACAGTAGCAATAAGCAGACAAGCTGAGCTAGAGGTATCTAGTGCTAGCCTACAGGTAGACAAGATTTTGCAGCCATTTATATTTCTAAAGTGAAAGGAGCAGTAAATATAACCACTTTTGGTATGGCAAACACATGTTTACAAGCACATTGAGATGCCAGAATATAACCATTTCTCATCTCCCAACAAGAGCATTTCCACAGTTGGTGGAAGCaattatttttcacaaatttagCACTGAGAAATGGTTGTTAGAACAAGGACTGTTGTTTTATCATTTCTAAATTGTTGTCAAATCAATGTTACCTTCCATTCGTAGTTCTTAAACATCTGATCAAATTCTTCTTGTGTACTGCTCAGGTCTCCACTAGGATTCAACAGATAAAATGCGTTGAAAGGGTCAATGACAGGAAAAGGAGGAGCTATAACACGGGCATCTTTCCAATAATTATTACTTCTAGTCAAAGCTAGAAAGACACTTCCAATTGATGGCATGCGATAAATTTCTTGATTCCTTAGTGCAGGCAAGTTTTCCCAAGGAAGCATCTGCATTAATCATTTTAAACAAAAGAGGTTAATGAAGATATCATAAATGATAGGAACATACATCACAGCCTCACAGTCACAGGGACTGctgattgaaattgaaaaaaaaaagcagaggcaattatttttttagagtaaatttcagagaATGCCATGTTTTATAGTTAAAGCTGCAGAAAACCACACGTATTATGATTCACATAACCACAGTTTTTTGTCTAAAGGTTTCATAAATCCCCAACTTCATTCAAATCTCTATTAATTTTAGCATATCTGAAAAAATATTATTCAAATTAGTGAAGAGTTAAACCAATCACCTTAATCAAGAagtcaataattaaaaaaaaagcatagacactccatattttttaaaaaataagtaaacaTATGCTCTGCATGTATAGGGGTGggattttgtgaaactttaggaCCATAATATCCAGGGCTATGGAGCTATGCTAGTAATAGTTCCTAAGGTTTTGTACAACTCCAACCATAAAGCATGGcgttttctgaaatttattctttttttaatcaacAAAGGATGCAGTAAATTCAACAACCGTAAGTGCCAAGCTGTTGCGACAGTTTTAAGATATTTGTGGTTATGTTTaatattcatattcatattaaatACAACCACAGACCTGGACCAACACAGGCTTGAGACAAATGATATCGAATCCACAGTATCTATTCCTACCATTAGACCGAACAGTCAAGGAAAACATCCATAACACTATCTCAAGGACTCGAAGAAATATCTACGCACATGTACTAACCCACACAGTAAACATAGTTCACAATCTGGCCATCTTATTGCTCACCTGCACATTAGTGTCCAGAACAAAAATTACTGGATCTCTATCAACTGGTTCAGTCAGCTCATTCACTGTACTTTTTATTAAGCATTTGACTGTCTCCAGAGCTTCAAACTCAATACAGCAAGAAGATAAGGCTCTAAGTCTGTCTTTCCCACAACACCCTCCTCGGCCAAAATATCCTTTATACGATATAAGTTGGGAAACACAGTCCTGCACTTCATCAACTGACATAGCACCACCAAGGATGACCTTGATGAGCACtggatttacttcaaatttgaattctgaTTCCAGACCAGCAATCAGGTTTGTCAGAGCTTCCTCAATGTGTTGGTCAGTTAAATCATACCCCAAGAGAAGGCATTTCCATGGCCCCAGCCATGATTCCTCCATGTCTCTGTTCAAAAAAGAACATAACATACCAGAACcaaaaagttattaaaaatatGATCCATCTCAACAACAGaaaattcaaacatttttttaggaATACATCTTGTGGAATCAATTTTCAAGTTTTGCCATAACATAAGAAATCTTACTTCAGCATCTTATCAAGGTGGTTGTTGAGCTTCATTCTATGTGACCACCACTTTACATGGTTTGCTTGTCCATCATTCAGAGTGAGGGTTGCACTAGAGAGGGAAATAAAGTTCTCCTCAAGTATCTTTCTAAAAGTAGGAGCCACGTAGTCTATTATAGTGTAGCCCCAAGGGCACTGCCAATTCTTATCTGCGGCTCTCATTAGATTGTCCAGTTCTTTGGTACAGGAATCTTCATGTTGGGTTTCTGCCAAGCAACAGctatgtgagaaaaaaaaacacaaaagaaataCTAAGAGTAAGCTATGCAATTTTAATATGGAATCAACAAACCTTCAGAAATAGCATCCACTGGCAAAAGCATTGTAATAGGTTTGTTTGTTGAATCAAACCTCGAAAGCATCATCCAAGCAGGAAAATaagaagggagaagaagaatTTCCCCAAGAACATTCACAAAATCACCTTCAAGCATGCTAATGCACACAATTGGTACATCAGGAAGCTTATGGAAGAATTCTTTTATATGTATCTCAAGATGTCCTATGTCCGCTGATGAAAACCTGAGAGAAATTTAAATATGACCATGGAGGACAAATCCAGTGAAAATGAGCTAAGTGTAAAACTCTtgaaaatcatacctaaaagttttgtaaattcatgaaaaattactagagataggtgtagatatgaaatacattctcaccaaatctcaagttCAAACTTAACTTTATTTGGGagtaaaaaaaaggacaaatttCGGGTGAATAGTAACAGGACactattcacctgaaatttgttatttttgtttctctcgAATGAAGTTGAGTTCGGACTTGAATTTGGTGAGtgtatttcataggtacacctatctctaatatttttttcattaatttacaaagctttttagatatgattttcacgagtttcCAACACTTAGCTTGTTTTCACATGATATTTCCCCTATACAATGACAAATAATGATTTGGCTAATTTACTACATAAACATTTTGAACCTGAAAAACTTTGAGAGACTCTCATCTGACGCATTTGAAAAATCTTCAAGAGCGGCCTGAAATGCAGTGTAAAATTAAAGATAAATAGTACATGAAAAGGAATGTGTTGATTTAGCAGTGAATTACGTACAAACCTTCGAGTCATTTTTTCTGAGTAATGATTTTAAGCCAGCAAAGTACTGGCAATCGAGATAGGTTCCAACAGAATTCTGATGAAAGTATGCAGCCCAATGATTCAAAGAGAGAGATCCACTGGAGTATAAAGGTAATTGAGCCGTGGAATCAATCGTTGCAAGTAAGAATATACATGCAAGTAGCCTGCAAACCTGAACCAAGAGAGTTGGATTTCAACACAAGAACCATCAACAGTAAAACATATACTTGAAGACGGAAGGAAACTATAGCCTGAACTCAGCAGGCACTCAGAGATGATAAAATTAAGAATATGCAATGAGCATTTAAAACATTATACTGCATGGAAACATGACTAAAGGAAATCACAGACCTCCTGAAAAAGTGAGGGATTCTCTCTGGACAGCACAAAAGCTTTCAGCAACCAAGGAACAACATCAGACATTTGTACACTGCAGAAGCGGCAGCATATGTCCCTGAAGACAGATGAAATGAAAACAACTTACACAAGTTTCACGAAGCGCTACAATTGCAATGTGGATATGTGACTGATACTATAGCAAGACAATGAAATAACCTTGACTGTTCTGAAAGGAAGCCCTTGAGCAAAAACAAACTCATACTATATAATATTTCTGCCCTCTCTGAAATAAGAAAATCACCAGTGCTCTGATCCATGATTAGTCCAAATAAATTATGCTCATAAGTTCTATAACAATCCTGAGGAAGGGATCTAAAGTACAACAATGATATGCACTGCCAATAGATATTATGAATTTTATGAGCTCCATGCAATCCTCCATGAGCACCCAAGGCTTTTGCTGTAAAATACAACACTCagaagtgagaaaaaaaaagactatatgaatatattatataggaatttagtaATGAATAAAATTCAATCAGACTTCTTAAACAAAAGGACTATATCTGTCACCATCACATGATTCAATGCATTTCACAGTAGCAAAAGATCATTTGATGTTCACCCGTAACAATCTCTTCGAATGTATAAATAAACTTAACTTTATATGAATATCATTTGGAGCTAAAAGAGGATTTCCCATCTCATATGTGTAAACCAACAGCATTTCACAGAAATAACTGCACTCCTGCTGTTCAACAGAGAACTGCTCAAAAGCCAGgtatacaaaattgaaaaactGGACTGGTCCATGGGTCTTCCATAATAAAGGTATCCTCTTGAATGTTATAGCATGTtactaaaaaataatagtaaataAATGATTAAACATGAAATATATcgaaaataaactagcaaaaacCTGAAAACATACACGTAATTTATGCGCAAATTGTGAAGCCCTTAGTTGTGCACATGTTATTACCTCAAGTGTGCAATTTATTTGTTTAACACACATAATAAGGAGCATAAATAGAGAAAAGTACCTATTTTTAACAGGATAGACACATGGTTGTGATGCCAAACACAATCCCATCTGAATTGCAAAATATTCTGGATGGACCCAGAGTTGAGTGTATTCACAAAAAGGCAATTCCAACATCCAAATATACTGCATGTGTAATCTATGCTCTGGTCAACGCCATCAAGGTTACAGTTTGCTTTTCCACGGACCAAAGTATCTGTGGACAGATTATCGCTGCAAGATAGGCCATTCTTACAGTGTAGCTCAGTTGAAGCCTTTTCACCTTTCATATGAGCAGTTCGCTTACTAGAGCGCGTCCTAGTTTTTACATGAGCTTCCACATTCTGTTCTTTAGCTAAACGTGATGAATTTCTGGTTGTCCTTTTAACTTTAACATCCAATGGTGGACAACATTCAGAATCCTTATGTTTCTGAAATTTTAATGCCGTAAACTCATTCGAGTGATCACCGGAAGCCTGACTAAAATTTGCACATACAGTACATGAAGGTAACACTCCATCATTTGCAGCTAATGGTTCTTTCCCATCTTTGCTGCAGATAATGCAAGTAGTTTTAAGCTTATCATATGAGTCAACAGGAGATTCCAATTTGGTGCCGTTCAGTTTATCCAGGGCAGACTGATACATGCCTAGAGCATTAGACAAATTGCCTGCTGACTGTTTCTGAAAGTCTTTCTCATATAGACTCCAAAATAGATCTCCAGCTTGCACATCAAGTGATATATCCAGAGTTAACTTGCAGAGCTTGCACGAAATGAATGTAGCATTTTGTGCAAGAAGATCCCTGGCATATTTAAGCTCGCCCTCTGCGGTGTCCCATTGCTGTCTCTTGCGGTATATTTGACCTAAAAAATCAGGCAACATGAGGCAGAAGGACAAATGACGCGAAAACCACCAAAAGCAATATGTACAACTGttgtatacttcctccgtttcatattataagactttctagcattgcccacattcatatataatgaatctagacatatatatgtgtcaaGATTCAttattcattaacatttatatgaatgtgggcaatgttagaaagtcttataacctgaaacggaggtagtactatctTTGGAGAAGTCCCAAGAGGTCCTTTTCATAACTTATGAAGTGCCAAAACTAAATTACAAGTAATAGTGCCTCTTTGATCTTCGTAACACTGatgtaaaagtatatatatatatgcacagaCCTAAAATTGATAAGGAAGTATATAAACACACATACCTAAAGCTGATGCGAAAAGGACACCAAAAACCGGCAATCCTTGAAATTGTGATATATCCTTTCCTGTTCGTAACAAAACTTCTGCTTCGGCACCATTACCAATCAATTCATGCAGCAAAGCAACCTGAATAGTTAATGCATTACAGTGTGAGCATCATGCACAaagtttctttttattttaggaAGCATCATTCCCGAAGTTAAGAATGCTGGCCAAATGCCAACAATTTGTGTGTTGCACTGTAAAAATTATGTCTACAGCCATTTGCATACCACAGTAGGCACCCATCAGCAGGTTGGATGTCACATTGACATGACAGATAGGCCCACATTTATTTGACTACAGTGGTGTACCAGTTCCATTTTTTCAATCATTAAAGAGTATTGCAATGGCCTTTACGCCATGTCATTATTCTACCTGCAAAATGCTATCAAGATAGCACTGGAGTACATTCCAAGGAGTAAGGAAAGAATCTCTTGTTCCAGTTGATCTGGTAGAATCTggccaaatttcagttattgtTGATCCCCATGCTTCAAGTGAAACGGAGTTTTGCCCTCCAGAACATTGAGCTTCCCCACTTGTAAACTTGccaaaattgaatttgaatttctttCTTAGGAGCTTCTTGCGTAAATGCAAGGCCTCTTTTCCGTATGAAAAGGCCTACAAAAACAGAACTACTAAATGTTTATATCACAAGAAATCTAAAATATCAACCAAGAC
This region includes:
- the LOC127761172 gene encoding separase isoform X2; the protein is MEAAAADLLAALSSPSSQSGLTSRFAAYLEPFSPYLPTLNPSAKPPAKRTAKQRKQQPPPPPPDAATVRPLAKRFLPFLCRALQVLPPLLRPNPSSGDAGCTDELLDVYALLLDCLAVISACLAGKPYSVLLQRGRFVCCLESRGHYARAEADAAATLDSLRSVLSVPTASKSRRAATASFASLLPDPGISGEAGADPEVTILAIELTVCFANCASKCKVKEAAPYERVVSLVDQLQPWLRILAEDVSRKYLTLLVNALSRCAILLVAEYSVFNTNLVCEFCRATLGECMKAQTIERLPAVARKICSSVDVSWGGGTQLLLDVLKTVVGSAACLKADLPRAVNGLVEFVAYFSRSFVSSNWDLSVGAAELIYEQGGYFSEVSSTPATASVLILYAIGLYCSAQQIENGERPHKSTDFLNDEKHLQTLKSALATLAHLFCFANGRSIPLDTMGKASSSSMQPGHSNKKNSLSHSDDHISFVAYLDSLEFLCKILSQYVNAVWKNFSEGITPNYSINMTYMLTALHQFINSSIAAYSCTEMPEGDKDKQHEQHGTLLRALVSAMKVSFITNEVQKSVSFIKCAISSTWIKLDEIKFLMSSLGNIGVTLYNIGHLDEAPKALELCCQTVWVYARLSYHRLSASQDEQRIIEDIPKDTLKDISMDAFAKITKMVDILHRCGVKIIPDIIVKNLSELLANDSTSEFLNSSLVLIKLWVKITHKDAKDDESVDSAPLLYHSLMGCTPPLPTKLVGLILEQELLAYALVESRGTMFCVEMQKRITNILLNKIYCSKEYYFERSRVLVRKARVLRTCGVQSISSCLESLSEAISLLRDIPLDSSQGNAPAIHQLTIAYCLHAHCAQEANLGAEVIFDSAQNVFGLWSKIKTFGYYSPGMISQQPSENLVPLLCSLVDLLAMKGCFELQFDLCKLMIIIWKQENLPPEKLFSMLFTNGRLHHACCHLPMDQQFISIAEHHLDVDCHSTEFWRNCFKGDHPSLCMFLQRLWPIDSFISTTCEPSFRREFGFGGSVHEVDSVASSLVSDATVNDQSTFLAGYLYFDLSERLLSRGELFQAFSYGKEALHLRKKLLRKKFKFNFGKFTSGEAQCSGGQNSVSLEAWGSTITEIWPDSTRSTGTRDSFLTPWNVLQCYLDSILQVALLHELIGNGAEAEVLLRTGKDISQFQGLPVFGVLFASALGQIYRKRQQWDTAEGELKYARDLLAQNATFISCKLCKLTLDISLDVQAGDLFWSLYEKDFQKQSAGNLSNALGMYQSALDKLNGTKLESPVDSYDKLKTTCIICSKDGKEPLAANDGVLPSCTVCANFSQASGDHSNEFTALKFQKHKDSECCPPLDVKVKRTTRNSSRLAKEQNVEAHVKTRTRSSKRTAHMKGEKASTELHCKNGLSCSDNLSTDTLVRGKANCNLDGVDQSIDYTCSIFGCWNCLFVNTLNSGSIQNILQFRWDCVWHHNHVSILLKIAKALGAHGGLHGAHKIHNIYWQCISLLYFRSLPQDCYRTYEHNLFGLIMDQSTGDFLISERAEILYSMSLFLLKGFLSEQSRDICCRFCSVQMSDVVPWLLKAFVLSRENPSLFQEVCRLLACIFLLATIDSTAQLPLYSSGSLSLNHWAAYFHQNSVGTYLDCQYFAGLKSLLRKNDSKAALEDFSNASDESLSKFFRFSSADIGHLEIHIKEFFHKLPDVPIVCISMLEGDFVNVLGEILLLPSYFPAWMMLSRFDSTNKPITMLLPVDAISEETQHEDSCTKELDNLMRAADKNWQCPWGYTIIDYVAPTFRKILEENFISLSSATLTLNDGQANHVKWWSHRMKLNNHLDKMLKDMEESWLGPWKCLLLGYDLTDQHIEEALTNLIAGLESEFKFEVNPVLIKVILGGAMSVDEVQDCVSQLISYKGYFGRGGCCGKDRLRALSSCCIEFEALETVKCLIKSTVNELTEPVDRDPVIFVLDTNVQMLPWENLPALRNQEIYRMPSIGSVFLALTRSNNYWKDARVIAPPFPVIDPFNAFYLLNPSGDLSSTQEEFDQMFKNYEWKGKAGYAPTAEELVLALRNHDLFLYFGHGSGTQYVSGKEIEKLDNCSAALLMGCSSGTLRCKGCYAPQGAPLSYLSAGSPAVIANLWDVSDKDIDRFSKALLGSWLQENFVAAKNCSKCCQLTREFESMTIAVEGNGRPRRRGTRGKKSERMNNCSKRCTCGNRRVASYLSEARRACRLPLMIGGSPVCYGVPTIIRKK
- the LOC127761172 gene encoding separase isoform X1; amino-acid sequence: MEAAAADLLAALSSPSSQSGLTSRFAAYLEPFSPYLPTLNPSAKPPAKRTAKQRKQQPPPPPPDAATVRPLAKRFLPFLCRALQVLPPLLRPNPSSGDAGCTDELLDVYALLLDCLAVISACLAGKPYSVLLQRGRFVCCLESRGHYARAEADAAATLDSLRSVLSVPTASKSRRAATASFASLLPDPGISGEAGADPEVTILAIELTVCFANCASKCKVKEAAPYERVVSLVDQLQPWLRILAEDVSRKYLTLLVNALSRCAILLVAEYSVFNTNLVCEFCRATLGECMKAQTIERLPAVARKICSSVDVSWGGGTQLLLDVLKTVVGSAACLKADLPRAVNGLVEFVAYFSRSFVSSNWDLSVGAAELIYEQGGYFSEVSSTPATASVLILYAIGLYCSAQQIENGERPHKSTDFLNDEKHLQTLKSALATLAHLFCFANGRSIPLDTMGKASSSSMQPGHSNKKNSLSHSDDHISFVAYLDSLEFLCKILSQYVNAVWKNFSEGITPNYSINMTYMLTALHQFINSSIAAYSCTEMPEGDKDKQHEQHGTLLRALVSAMKVSFITNEGIQKSVSFIKCAISSTWIKLDEIKFLMSSLGNIGVTLYNIGHLDEAPKALELCCQTVWVYARLSYHRLSASQDEQRIIEDIPKDTLKDISMDAFAKITKMVDILHRCGVKIIPDIIVKNLSELLANDSTSEFLNSSLVLIKLWVKITHKDAKDDESVDSAPLLYHSLMGCTPPLPTKLVGLILEQELLAYALVESRGTMFCVEMQKRITNILLNKIYCSKEYYFERSRVLVRKARVLRTCGVQSISSCLESLSEAISLLRDIPLDSSQGNAPAIHQLTIAYCLHAHCAQEANLGAEVIFDSAQNVFGLWSKIKTFGYYSPGMISQQPSENLVPLLCSLVDLLAMKGCFELQFDLCKLMIIIWKQENLPPEKLFSMLFTNGRLHHACCHLPMDQQFISIAEHHLDVDCHSTEFWRNCFKGDHPSLCMFLQRLWPIDSFISTTCEPSFRREFGFGGSVHEVDSVASSLVSDATVNDQSTFLAGYLYFDLSERLLSRGELFQAFSYGKEALHLRKKLLRKKFKFNFGKFTSGEAQCSGGQNSVSLEAWGSTITEIWPDSTRSTGTRDSFLTPWNVLQCYLDSILQVALLHELIGNGAEAEVLLRTGKDISQFQGLPVFGVLFASALGQIYRKRQQWDTAEGELKYARDLLAQNATFISCKLCKLTLDISLDVQAGDLFWSLYEKDFQKQSAGNLSNALGMYQSALDKLNGTKLESPVDSYDKLKTTCIICSKDGKEPLAANDGVLPSCTVCANFSQASGDHSNEFTALKFQKHKDSECCPPLDVKVKRTTRNSSRLAKEQNVEAHVKTRTRSSKRTAHMKGEKASTELHCKNGLSCSDNLSTDTLVRGKANCNLDGVDQSIDYTCSIFGCWNCLFVNTLNSGSIQNILQFRWDCVWHHNHVSILLKIAKALGAHGGLHGAHKIHNIYWQCISLLYFRSLPQDCYRTYEHNLFGLIMDQSTGDFLISERAEILYSMSLFLLKGFLSEQSRDICCRFCSVQMSDVVPWLLKAFVLSRENPSLFQEVCRLLACIFLLATIDSTAQLPLYSSGSLSLNHWAAYFHQNSVGTYLDCQYFAGLKSLLRKNDSKAALEDFSNASDESLSKFFRFSSADIGHLEIHIKEFFHKLPDVPIVCISMLEGDFVNVLGEILLLPSYFPAWMMLSRFDSTNKPITMLLPVDAISEETQHEDSCTKELDNLMRAADKNWQCPWGYTIIDYVAPTFRKILEENFISLSSATLTLNDGQANHVKWWSHRMKLNNHLDKMLKDMEESWLGPWKCLLLGYDLTDQHIEEALTNLIAGLESEFKFEVNPVLIKVILGGAMSVDEVQDCVSQLISYKGYFGRGGCCGKDRLRALSSCCIEFEALETVKCLIKSTVNELTEPVDRDPVIFVLDTNVQMLPWENLPALRNQEIYRMPSIGSVFLALTRSNNYWKDARVIAPPFPVIDPFNAFYLLNPSGDLSSTQEEFDQMFKNYEWKGKAGYAPTAEELVLALRNHDLFLYFGHGSGTQYVSGKEIEKLDNCSAALLMGCSSGTLRCKGCYAPQGAPLSYLSAGSPAVIANLWDVSDKDIDRFSKALLGSWLQENFVAAKNCSKCCQLTREFESMTIAVEGNGRPRRRGTRGKKSERMNNCSKRCTCGNRRVASYLSEARRACRLPLMIGGSPVCYGVPTIIRKK